One window of the Eucalyptus grandis isolate ANBG69807.140 chromosome 8, ASM1654582v1, whole genome shotgun sequence genome contains the following:
- the LOC104424060 gene encoding protein ROOT HAIR DEFECTIVE 3 homolog 1-like, with the protein MIKLRLFLKAIMRLFCPRKTTLVFVLRDKTRRTPLECLEAALREEVREIWDSIPKSEQHKGTPVSHFFNVEVVALSDYEEEEERFKDEVDVLRGWFLDSTAPGGLAGDRRGAVPSSGFCFIAQRIWMVIKENKDLDLPAHRVMVAHIRCEEIADEHYSSLTENEDWLSMKEVAQFGAIPDFGKKLSSILDTCLSGYKSQTTHFDGNVRSKRWKQLEKWSLRVKKLWGWFSLLKVLHFFGFYCMTTTSSCLECANIFLF; encoded by the exons ATGATAAAGTTGCGACTCTTCTTGAAGGCCATAATGCGATTGTTTTGTCCAAGGAAAACAACTCTCGTATTCGTATTACGGGATAAAACAAGGAGG ACTCCTTTGGAATGTCTAGAAGCTGCCCTGAGGGAAGAAGTGCGGGAG ATATGGGACAGTATTCCTAAGTCAGAGCAGCACAAGGGAACTCCTGTCagtcatttttttaat GTTGAGGTCGTTGCTCTTTCTGattatgaagaagaggaagagcgATTTAAAGATGA GGTGGACGTCCTTAGAGGGTGGTTCTTGGATAGTACCGCACCTGGTGGGCTGGCAGGAGATCGAAGGGGGGCAGTTCCTAGTTCAGGATTTTGTTTTATTGCTCAGCGTATTTGGATGGTCATTAAGGAGAATAAGGACTTGGACTTGCCTGCGCACCGG GTCATGGTTGCTCACATACGATGTGAAGAAATTGCCGACGAACATTATTCCAGTCTTACTGAAAATGAG GACTGGCTTTCGATGAAGGAGGTTGCGCAGTTTGGAGCAATTCCCGATTTTGGAAAGAAACTGAGTTCCATTCTTGACACGTGTTTATCTGG GTACAAATCACAGACTACGCATTTCGATGGGAATGTTAGATCTAAGAGGTGGAAGCAGCTTGAAAAATGGTCACTTCGAGTAAAGAAGTTATGGGGGTGGTTTTCCTTGCTTAAAGTGCTTCACTTTTTTGGGTTCTATTGTATGACTACCACTTCAAGCTGCTTGGAATgtgcaaatatttttcttttttga
- the LOC120287015 gene encoding DNA repair protein RadA-like yields MKQFTVEESGGGSEKVRGFQVSENVVRTWLPQRAGEVRPLRLTDVNRGLNQLEWRIPLYGPFGEEVSRVLGARLVPGLTYFFAVWSAQICCCSLILVGDDPDVGKSTLLLQFESYSQL; encoded by the exons ATGAAGCAGTTCACGGTGGAGGAGAGCGGCGGCGGGAGCGAGAAAGTGAGGGGCTTCCAGGTGTCGGAGAATGTGGTGAGGACATGGCTGCCGCAGCGGGCTGGCGAGGTGCGGCCGCTGCGTTTGACGGATGTGAATAGGGGGTTGAATCAGTTAGAGTGGCGGATTCCTCT GTATGGACCCTTTGGAGAGGAGGTTTCGAGAGTGCTAGGCGCTCGTCTTGTGCCAGGTTTGACCTACTTTTTTGCTGTATGGTCCGCACAGATCTGCTGCT GTTCCTTAATTTTGGTGGGAGATGATCCTGATGTTGGCAAGAGTACCCTGTTGCTGCAG TTTGAGAGTTACTCCcaactttga